Part of the Sorghum bicolor cultivar BTx623 chromosome 1, Sorghum_bicolor_NCBIv3, whole genome shotgun sequence genome, aacaaatGATTTGGTTCTCAGCATAACATGATTCTtcatagcttgattagttcctcgactcaatgcaagtactctcttctttACCTTAACCATGGTACCTCGGTGCCCAAGACATCGCTTTCCCTTCACCTTCGCTTAGTCTCTCGAAGCCCTTTCCCTGCTATTTTTCACCTTATCAAGGCATACTCAAGTCACATCATATTAAGCATCCATTGAAAAATATTTCTTTAATATTATGATCCTTGCTTGAATTAGATTGTTTCTATAATCTTCCAACACAATGATACTCAATTTTGGCTTTCATTTCAACATTATGTAGAGTACCATCAAGCTTGTCTTCTTGTTGAACCTTTGATATATCTTGTTATGCAATATACTTAATTTTCTGTTTAACACTTAGCAAACTTATTAGACTTTCAATggtgttgtcattcaattcaccaaaacccactaaaTGGCTAGATGCACTTACAGCACCCCTGACCCTGCTCGCGCTGCCGCCATCGCCGCCACATGCGGAGCTTGCGAAGCACCATGGCTCCCACGCCCCACCACGAAACTAGAACGTCGTCGCTTTGAGCTCGCACGAGTGCTATGTTTTTTGGTAGATAGGGAGGATGGGATGCTTGTCGTAGAGTTTGTTCGTTTGTCGAAAAAGTTATGGTTGAAAGTACTATTtgttgatttattataagagaaaaatactgctgaatagATGACAGATTTGGCAGATAAGATTAAGCGAAACAGTAGTCCACTGGGGCAGCGTGCTATGTCATCAGCCTCTGTGCTTTCCACTGAGCCTCGGCACTTGCCAAATCATTGTGTTGAGCCTCAGTTGTTCCCCGACGAGGCCGCATGCCATGCTCCATCCTCTTACATGCTGCAATTCATCTCGTGGTACAGAAGATAGACATGACATAGAAAGCAGGAAGACAACGGGAAGAGTGTTGGTTGTATCATCTCATGATGAGTTATAAAAAAATGAAACCATACACATCAATAGTGCATCTCTAGATGTGCATTATcacaaaatttaagaatcaaacTCGTTTCGAAAAaacatataaaaataataaatttatttccaTATGCACTAGAAGGCGAATTGAATTTTTGCAAAACGAGtttaaatcttaaaaatttgtgaCAATGCACACATATTGTTGCACTATTGGCGTACATAGTTTCAAATCTTTTAAAAACTCCTAAGTATGGTTTTTGCAAGAGTTTTCACGATTAGACTACCGAAGATGTGATTTACAACGAATATTGTCAGTCATGTTTGGACCTGAAGGTTCTTGAGTGCTTCATGTGCTATTCGTACCATTCCTCCAAATCATTCAGTTATCTAGCACCAAGGATCCAACAACATGAAAGATGAATGCATGTCTAATCTAATGTTGTTGCAAGATTCATAAAATCTGTACCTAATATATCTTGCACTGTATAAATCAAACATCTATCTTTTATCTACAAAAAGTACTTGGAATATATATTATTCATATAATGATCTCTACCATTTACCAATCTATAAATTTGTgccatatatattatttattccCTCTATCCcagattataagtcattctaagaatcttggagagtcaaaccatctcaagtttaaccaatttatatggtaagatatactccctccatcccaaattgtaagtcattccaataaatttggagagtcaaagcatttcaagtttgaccaaatttatatagtaggataataacatttatgatatcaactaagtatcgtttggttctttattaattatatttttatagtatatctatttgatgccataaaactttataattttttctataattttgctcaaactttagatgctttgactctccaagattcttgtaatgacttacaatttaggatggagggagtaatatttatggtgtcaaCTTAGTATTATTACAttgttcattaattatatttttatattataccaatttgatgttataaatatttgtaattctctctataattttggtcaaagttgAGATGTTTTTACTCTCCaacattcttggaatgacttacaatttgggatggagggagtattaattATTTTCAAATATTTTACAACCCTTAAGATAACATATATTTCTGTAAAACCTTTGTCAGCTATAAGGCCAATCTCACTAGGGATTTCATGTCATATATTCTAATACATTCAAATTTTGAAAACAGTGCAGAAGATTTTTATCCTCATAAAACTCTTTCTACTCATATGAAACTTTTTATCATCCCTTCCTTTATTAATAATGTATCACATCAACATAATTAATGCTCATAAAACTCCAAAACTTTGTTGAAACTGATCTAACATGCTCACTTTCCCTTGCGCGATAGCGCGCACTTTGTACTAGTGTTGCCAATAAAATGAGGAGCATCAGATGTTCTTGCGTCGGTGCCCAACTGTACTCGTCCTCCTCGGCTCATCTTCATTGGCTGCAGTGATATTGTTGGAGTCAACGTGTTGAAGGTAGATGTTGGCGGAGAGGGTATATGGCCTTTTTTAGTTGCGAATTTTTTAATTGactattatagtatttttgttttatttaacaattaatattaaatgatgaattaattaagcttaaaagattcgtctcgtaaattatatataaactatgcaattagttttattaatctatatttaatactcagtgtatgtgtctaaacatttgatggaatgagagaaaaagaaaatttttggaaactaagcaGAGCCTATCCGCCTATGTAATTTCAATTTTCGTTCAAATGTGAAGGGGGACAGTCCAACAGACAACTTCCTGCTCTGGTTCCTTTCCCTTAAGGTTGCAGTAGATGCTAGATGTTGGATCGAAGAAGAGCTTGGTGATGGTCGATGCGTCAGCATAGATATCGCCAGCCaacctcttcttcaattagCGTTTTTCCATGTCTTCAGCAGAAGCATACAAACGGTTTTCCAAGTTACATAGAAACTTGGCAACTTTATATAGCTTTGAAGTAACTCATTATAGGGAAAGCGGCCATCACAATAAGTTCCTTGAAAACACAATCATTCCAACCAGCAACCCAAATATACAAGAGAATACCGACAAGTCCATCTTATACCAAATAAGTAGCAAGCTAAGAAGCCAGTTCCCCATCCACTGGGGTCGGTAATATCAGTGCTTATCAGCAGAAGCATACAAACGGTTTTCCAAGTTATATAGAAACCTGGCAAATTTATATAGCTTTGAAGTAACTCAGTATAGGGAAAGCGGCCATCACAATAAGTTCCTTGAAAACATAGTCATTCCAACCAGCAACCCAAATATACAAGAGAATACCGACAAGTCCATCTTATACCAAATAAGTAGCAAGCTAAGAAGCCATCCACTTGGGTCGGTAATATCAGTGCTTATTAGGGTAGGGGCGGTAAGGATGGTGATAGCCAAACGCAAATTCTCCAGGGTCTGGATGCAGCGCATCGGAGCGACAATAGCACATTTCACAGACTTCCGCCATATTGTTATGTCCACAAGCAAATATCTTCTGTACGCCAGGACGTGGAATACCAAATCGACAGTAGCATGTCTTGCAAAAGGAATCCACTGCAAGAAAACACAGGAAGGCAAGCAATATCTAAAAATGAGTATAGTGAACGATCCTGAGGTCTCTGGTGTGTGAGAGGATGGGGAGGAAGAGGGAGGGGCGGGGTTCATACATTTGCCACTAGTACGTCTAGCCCACCAAAGAGGGTACCCCAAGACACTGTAGGCTGGTTCCTCTGAAAACAGAAGGATCAGCAGAAATTAATTTAAACAGAAAACATTAATGTCACTAATGAGGTTTATATATACCAAATAAATACATTGAATGCATCATCATATTCATTCATGACCTATGATAGCACGGGTCCTAAAATATACACAAAGGTGGATCCGGGGCATTCAGCGGTAGCTTTTTTCTGCAAAGGCAGGAGGGTGCTATGGTATTTGCCAGTTTTTACCTACACTTGGCACTAGCAAACAGATGCATGATCTTCCAGCAAATACATACGAGAAACTAGAAGAGAAGATGCATCAAGCTGTAGAGAAGTAGAACATACCTACGGGGGTGCATGTGACAACTCCATGGAAACTATTCATGTAAGCAAGCTCGTAGAAGAAGACAGACCGTGGAGCAGTAAGGAATGAGAAGACACCAGATCCCTTCTTCCGAGCCACGAAGTTCCCATGGGTCCAGCAAATGCCATTGTGCAAATGGGGATTCCGGGACGCGTTACCAAGAACAGGCTCATATTCATTGCCCTGACTCAAAACCAATCCAATCATTCACAGAGTAAGGAGGAAGTGTATATAGCAAGATAAAAGGGGAAAAAAATGCAAGTATACAAATAAGAAGTATATTCCCTGGAAAATCCACTAACTGGTTTTCATGTGTCAAACTGAAATAATTACTATGGTACTCCCTCTCCTTTCAAAACTAAGATAAAAtgctttggcttttctagatacattgtttTTGCTATGTATCAAGATATACTGTATATCCAAGTTCATAGCAAAGTTTTATGtatccagaaaagccaaaatgcattataatttggaatggagcgaGTATAAACCAAATTCAGAGCGGCAGTTTATCGTACATTGACACATTGTTTTTGTTATGTATAAGATATAGTGTATATCCAAGTTCATAGCGAAGTTTTATGTATCCAGACAAGCCAAAATgcattataatttggaatggagggagtataaaccAATTTCAGAGCCGCAGTTTATCGTATATTGACACATTTAATGATCCGTGCACGCGATGCATATGCGGAGTAGGGTTAGACAAGGCACGAACCGGATGCTGACGGTTGTAGAGGTCCAGACAATCCTTGACAAGCTGGCGATCAATAGCTAATGTCTCGAAGCAGCCCGGCCATCCTTGTCTTCAATAGAAGAGAACGACattgaagaacacaagcaaaatCGAAAACAGGATTCAGATGGAGGGCGGTGGAACGAGGAGTTACCGTTGAAGAATGTCGATATCTTCGAAATCCATCGGCTGATTGGGGCGGATGCGGATGAAGTTGGGATTTAATCGAACCAAGAATAGGCGCCACAGCCGCGCGAGGCGCGAGAAACACCCAGCGAGGCCCGAGAACCACCGCTTGGGTGGTGGCCGCGAGGGTATCAGTCCAAGGCTGGTCATCTTCTCGGTGTAGTCGATCATGTTGCGGCGGAACTCCTCCATCTTCACGGACGCCGCggcgagggcggcggcggcgtgcgggTCCTTGGCATCCGGCGCTGGCACGACTGAAGACGCCGCGGCGGTGGCGCGGGGGGCCATGGCATCCGGCGCTGGCACGACTACGAAGAGGGGAGCagtctccgtctccgtctccgtctccgtgAACGTGGCGCTATGCCGGTGCGACCGTGCGAGTCGACGACTCCGGGAGTCCGGGTGGGGGATGACGACGGTTCTTTTTCTTCCTTTCCCTACCTTTTATTTATAATAGAGGTTTCTATATGTATatcattataaaaatacaacGGATCTAGTATAAATTTATCTCCCGTGTAAACTATGCAAACTTTAATTTGGACTACAAGATATCCTAGGGGCACGGAGAGATTTGGTAATTTTACACTTAACCGTCCGCTCTTAATCACACTTTTACAAATCCCTCCTTACACCTCTCTCATGTCCTtccttggatcaacatcctacggtccagattagagtttgcacagtttgTACGGGAtatgagtttgcactagatccgttgcCTATAAAAATTGGTAATTATCTATAAGTCATAAAAAAAAGTTGAGTTTTTATAGGTGTCACTGCTCTAAACTATTTTGCCCTTTATATCATTTTTGTTAGATTTGGCTCTAACGCTGTCAAACCGCGAGTGTGAAAAGTCAAAAAATACCCTCAAGGCTGAATATATAATTACTTTTTTGAGCATCTCAATgatcttaggtcttgtttagtttgcaaaaatttttgtttttggctactgtagcactttcgtttttatttgacaaacattgtccaatcacggagtaactaggctcaaaagattcatctcacaaattacaagtaaactgtgtaattagtttttattttcgtctatatctaatactccatgcatgcgaccaaagattcgatgtgacggggaatcttgaaaatttttgcgaactaaacaaggccttaaatgaaaaaactcagaactccgaagttataGATATCGATAATATCTACAAGTtttgtataaaaaatatttttattaaattttataaaagaaaatatgattttataGATATTTAGACATGAGAGTATTTTTGACTTTTCATATCTGGCTGCTTTTAGTTCTAAGATCATGTACTCCGCTTCAGGAGGCAAACATACATGCATCTCAAGCGACCCCCTCAACCACACTACTAGAATCAACAGGTTTTCCTAAGATTTTTATCTTTTCCTAGGAAAATTTAGAGCACTCTAATGTAACGTCCTCTAGGAATATGATGTTTCCTTGGCACAAATCTGAAGATGGACCATCGAATGTGCGGTGCTTTCAAGTTTCCCTAGAAAATTTTAGGAACTTTAAGCATCTCAAAGAGACTTTGTATATTCTTTTTAAATGCTAGGAATAGCAATTTTTGTGAAAAACTACCCTCCAACAGCTTCTCTAAATGGTCATCCAAATATAGGCATTGTCTATTCCGGatttttcgctagccaaatatagaagacgagaatgactctctagagtgcGTATGAGATTTACCAAAACTGTtggaaagtaaaaaaaatatagaaagcgatttttatgcaaatggttctctaaatgatgatttagaaagtgagatttagaaaggctcttggagatgctattAGCAAAGTAAGCAATGTGCTGGACTTCTAAAATTTCAACGATTAAAAAATATACCGCCTCTCCCAaatttctctctcctcttcgtaccaagccttgtttagtttccaatatattttgcaaaatttttcacattctccatcacatcaatcttacagcatatgcatagagcattaaatatagacaaaataaataactaattacatagtttacctgtaatttgcgagacgaatcttttgagtctaattagtctatgattggacaatatttgtcaaatacaaacgaaagtggtactattcttattttgcaaaaaattttacaagtaAATAATGCCAAACCTCTTTATCTTCTTCCCCATCCTCACAGTTGCATCTCACCCTCCTCTACCTTGTTCTCTCCTTTTTCCTATGCATCCAAAAATCCCCACAAACAAGCtcaagttaggccttgtttagttcaaaattttttgggaaattgacacggtagcactttcgtttgtatttgaaaaatattatccaattatgaactaactatactcaaaagattcgtctcgtcaattccgaccaaactgtgcaattagtttttattttcgtctatatttaatactctatacatacgtctacagattcgatgtaacgagaaatgtaaaaaaaaattgcaaaattttctgggaactaaacaaggcctaggtgccCTGGcgtgaggaggaggtggtgcttGGGTACAGGCTTGTCACCACAGCTGCATTCCGTGGTGGACGCGGAGGCACCGCACTTGCGGAGGTTGCGCTGCCTTGAGGCGGCGACGCGGCGTTCCTCTCGGCGGCGGAGGTAGCGGCGTCCACAGCACTAAGCATGGTCACGACAGCCTCCTCTCTTGCCGTGGTGAGCCTGCTACTTCCTGTCGCGACCTTGACGCTCTCCTCCGCTAGTTCCTCTTCGTCAAACGAACTTGCGCTGAGGATTCGATTCCAGAAGCAGAGAGCGGCAGCCGGAGGTGGAGAACTGAGTCCGCTTGCAGCTAGCTTTCTACTGTCCTCCCACCGCatgatttttttatttgttcTGATATATTATGTGTGCTTCTGATTTTTTTCTTAATTTTAGTGTAAATGCCTAGGGTGCCATCGGATTGCTCCATCTGTTGGTCTTTGTGTAGCTTTGTAAAAAACAAATTGATTGTACTAATGCTTGTAACAAAGAATGATGTGTAATTTCAGTCCAAAGGAATAAATTTTGTTCATCATAAATGATTTTGTTGTGAGAATGGAATAAttgaaaaaaagaaataaaataagTATAAAAATAAAACTTATTGTATGTCTTTCCCTAGGATGAAGAAATGTAGGGAAACAACCTTTCCCCGTCATCAGCTGAGTCAGGTTCCCTATGGTTCAGACTTCATACGGAAAGTTTGTTTCCATAGGGTTTTATCAAAAACTGTAGGGCACTCTCTCTTTCACGTCGAATTCATCCCTAAGAAACTTTTCCTACCAAAAATCCTAGGGAACTGGTTTCCCTACCATTTTATAGATATTTCCCTAGGGTTTCAACTCGAAGGAAAACATGGAGATTCAgagcctgtttggtacagctcacaacagcttcatgagctgttgtgagctgtttttttttgccaaacacttatttccaaaacagctttatgggtgaagctgtttttcctctcctctcacaaagacataagttgaatgaagctggaaaaaagtagcttattgcagcttcttcctcatttctctctctcaactatgcatgaagtagttggtgaagctattttgccaaacactttttctaaaacaactcagcttcatctagaaagtcacttatgaagctattttctaaaaaacagcttttttagtgaagttgagctgtgccaaacaagccctcaGTAGTGCCAGCGAGCAAGTAGAGACTATGAAGTCTGGGGAGAGCTTGGGAGGGGGGAAGGCTCCAGGTACCTAGCGGGCGGGCTAGCTGCTGAACGGGGACAGACTCGAAGCGGCGGGCGACGAACCGCGCCTTGGGGGCGGACGACGACAACGAGACGACGGATGATGacgaagaggaagaggaggaggcgcGGACGACGGCGCGGGAGCGGCGGAAGGCGGTGGCGAGCGGAGGCAGCGAGCGGAGTGACATAGCCATTGGGCGCCTGCGTGCGTGACTGTGTCGTGCGTGGCCGCGTCGGTCGCCTCGCGAGTGGGTGGCTGCGGGAGGTTGCATGGCGTCCCCCACGAGAGGAGACGA contains:
- the LOC8080559 gene encoding uncharacterized protein LOC8080559, with amino-acid sequence MAPRATAAASSVVPAPDAKDPHAAAALAAASVKMEEFRRNMIDYTEKMTSLGLIPSRPPPKRWFSGLAGCFSRLARLWRLFLVRLNPNFIRIRPNQPMDFEDIDILQRQGWPGCFETLAIDRQLVKDCLDLYNRQHPGNEYEPVLGNASRNPHLHNGICWTHGNFVARKKGSGVFSFLTAPRSVFFYELAYMNSFHGVVTCTPVEEPAYSVLGYPLWWARRTSGKLDSFCKTCYCRFGIPRPGVQKIFACGHNNMAEVCEMCYCRSDALHPDPGEFAFGYHHPYRPYPNKH